The Vicia villosa cultivar HV-30 ecotype Madison, WI unplaced genomic scaffold, Vvil1.0 ctg.004672F_1_1, whole genome shotgun sequence region gaaaataatatatacaaaccgaaaaaaataaaaatagtgtgctaaagatacaatccgataacaaaaaatatataaacccaaccactactgggtgtgcctaaacctctcgccctgagacctcctctgccgcctgtatgtcgccgcacggtccgcatcagtgacgatcatctccatcacggcgactgcctctggaccgccccgctccacgatacctcgatccaacgcgtcccgcccaagcatcgatatccactggcagatcggcatgagatcaatggcgtgatcatcctcggcctgctggttctccaggatctcctcgtgtgctggcctaggagcgccgggaatgtcgggtctcagaagaggatgtgacacccggtagaaccatgtgacgtatccctcctcactgtgccagtcctgggtgacccgagtgagacggtactccagcggtaccacatgatcctcacaatgctcccatatggcagtgagctgcactcgggtcacattgtcgggagcagcctcaaagggtgacctgggtatccgctgcacgaatccgaactgacgcatgcaccgctcagggagatatcgaaccatgatgccagtcccgcaagccaaccagccagaataaagtgcaatgccgtcaaaggggacaatctgagcgtagtcgatgaacggcctccaggtgacgtcgtcgtgcagagtgcggtccaggtatccacggtatggtcccaccgcatcgttccccctctagagatcgtatctggcggccctgggcaaggcgtccacgtacgcaggatcgaggtggtagccgtggatgcgggagaagtaggagatgatccagctctgaaacagaaacaagataatgtattaaaattaaatacgaaacatatataaataaataaatacgataatgtattaaaataaaacgtaccgtaagcagtgtgcaggatccgaccaactgcctcgtcctctagttggaggcctcattcagcttctggtagagatatgccagagtagctgacccccagttccactggtgaacggtatccaggtccatgaaatagcggaggtaggccatGTCGACGTACCtgacactcttgtccacaaagcatgcagcgcctaccacatgcatgtaccagcaccggagagcgcagccgcggtggtactccctgaataggtcgttaccctcctgctcggcctcggccgccgcgtccaggtggaactcaaaatagaggctcagtgtgttgaaccggacatgacacccagaagtcgagacgcactccaggtgagcaacctcgtgcggcatgcccaaatagtgcatcatccattaatggcctcgaccctctagatcctggagtggtccaacagccaCCCCCTGATgagcaggtggagaagacactggacgtcatgcaaggtgatcgtcaactcccccaccggcaagtggaaagaagacgtctccttgtgccagcgctccacaaatgccccctgcatgccggtgctgatggtggtgtacccggtcatgcagagcccgctaagccctgaacctcgcacatggtcgttaaaccactgagctgatggtttaaacagaccgaaaatcttcctggagtggttcaccattttcaatggctctctctcctgttacaaaaaaaaaacaaataagcgagaaataaacggtaaaattataaaaaatggtgacaaataaacggctaagttaaaaaaaatacctctccctcccagatccgccgagcgacgtgatcctggtagtgaatcagcagggaagtgtcaaaaggccctcccggatagctatccacctcctgctcctcctcctccccgactggagggtcaacatccggtatcacctcctcctcatcctcatcctcctcctctcgttggcgggaagaagatacccgagccagcctactcctagagcctgaagcagatgaactctccaccaagtcctgtggaacgcgcacacggcgtccccggccccgtccctgggtcgacgccagctgcgccgccgcccgctcgcgtctagccgacgcagtctgggactccctgccctgtctgatgcgtgctggctggttgcctgacatgttcctgtaaacaatcgaaatcgattaatatgcgagacaaatgaaaaacaaaaaaaaaaatgcacttctgatacagttcggaagttcatttccgaaactgggatggaggtgttttcggaaatgaacttccaaaacacccctgcgcagagcttttctgcaaccttcaatggcagacccaaaaaacctaaaccaaaactacttttatgcctactaaacatcctaatatcagtactaacctatcttaatgtgattttttcagtttctaaacaccctattagagtttattcaaatagatctaaaacttgaaaaaacaatgtagaacttaccaattagtgtttgatgatgagtttggaagaagacttgggaatgctctttgatcttacacttgattttggcagaaaatttgaagaggggttgtgttttgatttgagttagggtaaatgaatgggggagggggagtgttttgttaaatctgcagaacgcgcattatttcggaagttcatttccgaaatggtgttttcggaaatgaacttccgaaataagacaattttttcaaaaaaaaaggcgctttcggagatgcatctccgataacacctttttcttgcatttcggaaatgaacttccgaagtcaggggtagtttgggtttttcaccagaggtgggctagagagttgggaggttggcaaagaaattttcttaatgtTTTATATGGAACCAAAAggcaccttttttttttttagattttacgaCGGGTATGTTACCTCGGTTTTTTGTAAAACCGAGATAAAAACTCactaattttttattctttttgcaaCTAAAAAGGAGCCTTtgttttttatagattttattttggCTATGTTACCTCAGTGTTTTAGATTAATCGCGATAAATtctctatatattttttattccccCAGTGTCTACCTAATTCAATTTCTGAGCCCTGACGAAAGAACACTACTTCTCCAGCTAACGAAAGAACACTACTTCTCTAGCTAACGAAAGAATTCTCTCACCATTAATCTAAAAACTCTTCTCAGTGgtatgttattattattcttgttgtttttgttgttgttctccattactttcgttcttgttgttcttattgttgttattgttcattattattgttcttgttgttgttgttcttcattactgctgttgttgttgttcttcattactgctgttattgttgttgttctccattactgttgttcttATTGTTGTTCTCAATTactattgttcttgttgttcttgttgttgttcttcattattgttgttcttgttgttgttgagaagctTTATTTTAGGGATCGTAGTTGGGCCTCTTCGTTATGCtcatttcttatttaaattttgtgacaATAACTTTGGGTTGTTTTAGGTTTTGGGTTTGGTGTTTTGGATGGCTATGCAAACACCTCTTTTTATAAGAAGAAATCTTGGTTAACGTATGTTCTTTCCGGTCGAACAGGTGGCCAACAACGGTAGGCTTAATCTTCGGCGATGGTTGATAGAAAAAAAGGGGGTTGTACCTGtaaggcactctgatgccaaagtaagtgaaTGAACAAGGAGGTACAATCGAAAGTATAAGATTTGGGGTGAGAGAAATgaattaccttgccctctaggactagagggctatttataggggcGCTCCTTGGAGTGGATCTCCTTTTTTATGGGCCTAAGCATGGATATCGGCCCAGAAAGTGGGAGAACTAACCGTTGCCGGGCACGGTGTCTCAGCATGCTCGGTTACATCTTGAACGTGCCCAGATCAGGCCAAGGATGCTTTTTATGCGTTTGGGCCAATGCTTATTGGGCTAGAGGTGGGATTGGACCAATTAGGATAATTGGGCCAGTCCAGAACAACGTACAAACTGCCTTAAAGACTATGCATCAAGAATTTACGAAATACAATGAGATAATTTATTGTAAGTTATAGTTTCTATGTTTTAGCTTTTGCGTATGAAGCATTAGTGTGTCATtcacatttcctttatttttgttttgttacaAATGTGATTTAGTTTTATTCCGATTTAGTAGCATATAACCATATGATGAAAGCTGATAGATTAATGTGTATGAGAAATGAGTTCTTGAATTCCTTAAAACCATATAATAAAAGCCCTAAATTAGTTGTAACCTTAAGCGGACAGATAAGAACCATAGAATAAAACTTTCATTAAATAAACTTTCAAAAAggtaattttttattaatcatatctaaATCCTTTGGCTGAAAGAAAGTTTGACCAAGTACAATTTGCTTCATCATCATCAGAATTGATGATTACTGGCCTTTTCACCCTTATTCTTCTTGATTTCTTCTTTCTGAGAGCTCTCATAGGTCTTAAAGGTTTGGTAGCAGGGTCTCTTTTAACAGCTTGAACCTCTACAGCCACAACACCTTCTATTCTCTCAGTATTGGATGAAGTACTCATTTTGCATTTTGGTTCATCATTTTCactaatttctttggatgaagtTTCAACATAAGTACTCATTTTGACTCTTCCTATTCTCTGTTTTCTTTGGATGAAGTTCTTTTTATGTCTTGGTTCAAAGAGGTTTTCCGCTTTTATATTggttcttctgattcttcctcttctctgatcTTTGGAAGTCTAAAAGCCAAAAGATTTCATGCATGTCAAGTTTCCTTCTAATTATTGCTTTTTTAAAATCTCCATAttttcttctcttggaagttggaaagatcTTATGGTTGACTAGCTGCCTTGAGCTACTGAATGATTACATCTCATTGTCTTTTCAACTTTCTTTCTCCCTTATTCGATATTCCTTCCATTCCTTCATATTCATAATTTGATGTAATGATGTTTACATTGTAGGTTGTTTGGTTCCTAATGGAATCGTGTCATCGATGTTAGTATTGTTTTTGTTATTcttattgttcttgttgttcttcattattgttgttcttgttattcTCCATTATTGTTGTTATAGTTGTCATTGTTCttcattattattgtttttgttgttgttcttgttgttgttccaTAAACTCGCTTCCCTTGCATAAGTTCCATTCTTAGAAGATCTGAGATGGACTTTTCAGTGATAATAATCTTGTATCCCAAAACGTGTGAAACAACGTGAAGAACATCACAATCCGCTTGTTTCCAGAAATCTTTAACAAAGGCTTCATAGATTGGGCCATAAAGTCTTTCAAAGTAATTCTTCCATCCTTGAGCATTTATCTCTCCACTTAAGTCATATTCATTATCAGCAAGATTGACGAAATCAACAAGATTCTCACATAGAACTTTCAATTATGATGGTTGAGTGATATAGTGAACCTGTGGAGGTCTCCTTGTAACATGATTTTCATCAATGGTTGGAGAAGTTGAAGAACTAGGTTGAATAGTAGATGAAGAAGGAGGAACAGGTGCAGTTGCAAACCCAGAAGAAGCCAAACTACGCTCAAACACTTTAGAAAACTTGACTGCTTCTTGTTGTTGTATAAGATGAAGAACGTTGATGAAGATGTTGAGGAGAATGAAGAACACCAAGAACAGTTGAGAGAAAAGGGGTTTAGGGTTTCTAACAAAAACGTGGGTAGTGAAAAGTGAGGTCGTGTATGTAGTGTATAACGTGTTTttagaaaagagagagagagagagagagagagagagagagagagagagagagagagagaacaaaCATAATCATTAGGGGGAATAAATGATAAGTAATAAATTTGATTTAAGTCAACTCGAATAAATAAACAAACTTCTTGAGTGACACTAAGTAGAGTTAATGATTGAGCATAACCAAAGGTTACACGTATTAATCATGCCTAAGTGACACATTTTGATGTTCTCAGAATCTAGAAAAGCAAACATTTTCCATCTAATCAGATATGTTTCTGACTGAAACATCTTTTGATGACTgagattttgaataaaaagaaataatatgCTTTTTGTTTAAATTAGAATCTCATTTCTTCATACTATAACTAAACACATCTTATTCTGATGAAACCTTACTCCGGACAATAATCCATTTTCAGATGCTTCAGAACAAATAGAAATTTATCTTCAGCTAAGGGTTTAGTAAACATACCAGCCcgttgatggtctgtatctacaAATTCTAAAGAAAAAACCCCTTTCTGAACACAGTCTCagatgaaatgatgttttatttcaaTATGTCTAGCCCtataatgtaaaataggatttttacTTAAACAAATAGAAGCAGTGTTATCAcaaaaaataggaatgttactctcatatatctgataatcttccagctgattCTTCATTCAGAGCATCTGAGTACTGCATAGAGATGCTGGGATGTGTTCAGCTTCTGCTGTTGAAAGCGCAGTTGTAGATTGCCTATTGCTTGACCATGAAATCAGATTCTTTCTAAGAAACTGACGGTTTTCAGAGGTACTCTTTCTTTCTagtctatctccagcgtaatatGCATCACAGAAACCAGAAAGAGTATACTCTAATGTTTTCTCATACATTAAGCCAAGATTAGTaattcctttcagatacctaagaattctcttaacaacaattaaatgagattctctaggatcagattggaatctagcacacatatgaacactaaataaaatatcaagtctataagcagttagatatagaagataGCCTATCATACCACAATATAGCTTCTAACATACCTTTGCACTTACATTTTCTTTCTCTaaaatgcatgttggatgcatcaGATTCTTTGATAACTTACTATCCAACatgttgaatttcttcagaagttattTGGTGTACTTACTAAGATAAATGTAAGTAGCTCCTGGTTTTTGATCAATCTGAATTCCCAGAAAGAACTTCAGCTCTCCCATCATACttatttcaaactcagcctgcatcaTCTTAGAAAATTCCCCACAAAGAAAGGGATTAGCataaccaaaaataatatcatcaacgtaGAATTGAACAATCAGAATATCATTTTTGAATGTTTTATAGAAAAGAGTAGTGTCAACCTTTCCTCTGGTGAATTTGTTTTCTAAAAGAAAACTACTCAGTctatcataccaagctctgggagcttgctttagACCATAGAGAGATTTCTTGAGTTTATAAACAACATATGATTTCAAGAGCTTTCAAATCCAGGAGGTTGTTTGACATACACTTCTTCAGATATATAACCATTCAGAAATGCACTCTTAACACCCATCTGATAAAGGATGATGTTATGATTGACAAAAAAAGAAATTAGTAAACGAATTGCTTCTAACCTGGCGATTGGAGTAAAGGTTTATGTATAGTatattccttcttgttgactataaccgTGTGCTACCAGTCATGCCTTGTTTCTAACGACCTCACCTTTCTcattgagcttgtttctgaacacccatctGGTTCCAATGACGTGGACTCCTTTAGTAGGTTtctgaacaagatcccatacatcattctttGAGAATTGGTTCAGTTCTTCTTCCATTTCTAGAATCTAGTCCTTGTCTAAAAGAGCTTCTTCAATGGATGTAGGCTCAATCAGAGACACTAGACCCACAAGAGTTCTTCGGTAGGTTTGAACGCTGATATGGTTTTAATAGAGGCATCTTTGTTTCTCAAAATCAATTCTTCAGGATGAGAAgctttaatttttcttttcttctgtTGTGGGGGATCAGAAGGAACTATAGCAGCTTCAACAACTggagcttctgattcttgaactTATGGTTCCTTCTCCCCTGGTTTTGAAAGAGTTATCTCAAAATCTGCAAACTTTTCAACTAGCTTTGACTTTTTAGagtcaagcttatcatcaaatctgatatgaattgattcttccacaattcgtGTTTCTGTGTTATAGATTCTGTAGTCTTTTGAGCGTTCAGTGTATCCTAACAACAAACATTTATGTGATTTGGAATCGAATTTACTCAGATTCTCTTTAGTATTCAACATAaaacatatacatccaaatggatgcaaataagaaatgttgattttttttttatttgtccaTAATTCATATGGAGTCTTACCCATAATAGGTCTTATAGAAGTCCTATTATGAACATAACACGATGTATTCACTACTTCTTCCCAAAAGTGCTTAGCCACGTCAGTCTCTTGGATCATGGTGCGAGCCATCTCTTGCAATGTTATATTCTTCCTCTCTACAACACCATTATGttgtggagttctggggcaagagaaatcatgtgaTATCCCATTCGCATCAAACAGACTCTCAAAGTCTTTATtctcaaattctccaccatgatcacttctgactctaACTATTTTGCAACTCTTTTCGTTTTGCACTTGAGAACAGAAGGTGGCAAATACAGAATGCGGCtcgtccttgtgttttaagaattttacccatgtccatctactGTAATCATCCACGATGACTAGTCCATATTTCTTTCCATTGATAGAAGCAGTTTTCAccggtccaaacagatcaatgtgaagaagttctaatggcctagAGGTATAAACAATCTTTTTAGCTTTAAAGGAGATTTTTGTAAActtgcctttctgacatgcttcacaaagagcgtctgaAGAAAACTTCAAGATGGGCAAGTCTCTAACTAATCCAAGTTTATTTAGTTGAAATATCTTTTTCATACTAACATGACCCAGACGTCTATGTCAGACCCACTACTATTCGTTAACGGACAAAAGACCTTTTACATTATGATTTTTCAAATAAGATAACCTTattttgtaaatgttgttcttccttttACCATTGAACAAGACTGAGCCATCATTCTGGCTAACAACTTTACAATATGTTTGATTGAAAATGACGTCATAACTATTGTCACTAAGTTGGCTAATTAACAACAGGTTATGCATCATACCCTCGactaaaagaacattattaaTAAAAGGGAGCTCACCATTACCTacggttccagagccaatgatttttcctTTCTGATTGCCTCTGAAACCAACTACTCCTCCAGATTTGAGTTCCAAATCTTGGAACATACGCCTTTCGCCCGTCACGTGTCGCGAGCAACCACTGTCCAAGTACCATGATTGGTATCGTGATTTTCAATCTAGGAGGTATCCTCCCCTGCACCATCTAACTATAATTTTGAGCCAATGTCGCATTTAAAATTCTCTTAACATTCTCCTTTTAGTCATGATAACTTTCATAAACTTTGAATAGTTTGATACTTGTTGAATGACTTCAATAAGTTATGAGTTATTATGCATTTGCTTAAGTATTTCCACAAACTTACAAACTTCTTACCTTCCCGCCCTTTATAAATGTTACAATGAATGATGGTGGTGGTGGTCTTTCCAACAACAATGGATTCTTTGATTTGTTGGCTATATTCCACTAATTTAACTATATACTGTATATCTTAAATTTGTTACATAATATTATCAAAAGAATAATATGAGCAAAGTTTAACcgaataaaaaacattataaaaatacTATAAAGATTTGGATATTACTTTAACTCTATTAAAAAAACAATCTCAAAGTTCAATCAAAGTGTCAAACCAAGCGCTGATCCGCAAAAGCACTAAAAATCCAAATCTCACCGTTAATATTATTCTATCTACGGTCCTTAACTTCTTACCCAGCTATACACGGATCACCAATATAAGCCGTCGATTACCCCGAATTCAACGACAGAGATCAAATTGAATCTCATAAGCCTCTTCCTCCTCCATCTGCAACAGATAGATAAATAGCGCAATCACATTCCAAATTATCatctcaaattcaaatcaaacccTAAATAATAGTCAATCACAAATTTTCAATCGAAAATGTCAGGTCGTGGTAAGGGTGGCAAGGGACTTGGAAAGGGAGGTGCAAAGAGGCACAGGAAGGTGTTGAGAGATAACATCCAAGGTATCACAAAGCCGGCGATTCGGAGATTGGCGAGAAGAGGAGGTGTGAAGAGAATCAGCGGTTTAATCTATGAAGAAACGAGAGGAGTATTGAAGATCTTTTTGGAGAATGTGATTCGTGACGCTGTTACATATACAGAACACGCAAGGAGGAAGACGGTGACTGCTATGGATGTTGTTTACGCTCTCAAGAGACAGGGAAGAACTTTATATGGTTTCGGAGgttaaacaagaagaagaagaagtgttcTTTACCTTCTTCTTTTGTACTgtgtaatttgaaaaaaatgtgattttcgtTTTGTTTATGACAATGATTAGGTTTATGTAGAACTCTTGTAATGCTGAATGAAATTGATGTGTATTCagtaaaccctaaatttaaagtTGAAATCAAAATGAAGCAGTGATTTTCTTATTTAATACTTGTTTTAGTTTATACAGTTTGTTTTCATACGTTTCTTTCGTTTGatttttatacttaattaatCTACTGTGAAATTGCTTGGAGCTAAGGTTAGGTGTATTCCTAGCTGAGAGCGATTTTTTCAATGCAAATGTTTCATCAGTCACCAGCTGTTAGAAAATTCTCACCATGAGATCTTGGATTAATTTTGCTCTGCGATGTCCTTATTTTTAGTGCTACTAATTTCTGTTTTATGATATGCTCGTTGGTTTCATTATCGGCTTTTCTGTTTCTGAGTAGCAATTTGCTTATGTTGGTGGTAGAATGATTGTTAGTAATGCTCCCAGTGATACTGACATAGTTCACTACCTGAAGGGGTGAATTATGTATAGCTAATTA contains the following coding sequences:
- the LOC131642223 gene encoding histone H4 → MSGRGKGGKGLGKGGAKRHRKVLRDNIQGITKPAIRRLARRGGVKRISGLIYEETRGVLKIFLENVIRDAVTYTEHARRKTVTAMDVVYALKRQGRTLYGFGG